Proteins encoded within one genomic window of Streptomyces sp. NBC_00523:
- a CDS encoding pyridoxamine 5'-phosphate oxidase family protein translates to MTTSTWTDFRTAEPDFADTVRRRFAPYKHHVLATLRKDGSPRLTGLEVDFWEDEPHLGMMPNSRKALDLRRDPRFCVHANPGPDAEMADGDVRISGRAVEVTDPAVLARFIGERTPPEPFHLFRVEPTEVVRVGLEGGDTLVISTWRPGRPLRTIRRGNDD, encoded by the coding sequence ATGACCACCAGCACCTGGACCGACTTCCGTACCGCCGAGCCCGACTTCGCCGACACCGTGCGACGGCGGTTCGCGCCGTACAAGCACCATGTCCTCGCCACCCTCCGCAAGGACGGGTCGCCCCGGCTCACCGGCCTGGAGGTGGACTTCTGGGAGGACGAGCCGCACCTCGGCATGATGCCGAACTCCCGCAAGGCCCTCGACCTGCGCCGCGACCCCCGCTTCTGCGTGCACGCCAACCCCGGGCCCGACGCCGAGATGGCGGACGGGGACGTCCGGATCTCCGGGCGCGCCGTCGAGGTGACCGACCCCGCCGTCCTCGCCCGCTTCATCGGGGAGCGCACCCCGCCCGAGCCCTTCCACCTGTTCCGCGTCGAGCCCACCGAGGTGGTGCGGGTGGGCCTGGAGGGCGGCGACACGCTCGTCATCAGCACCTGGCGTCCCGGCCGCCCGCTGCGCACGATCCGACGGGGCAACGACGACTGA
- a CDS encoding DEAD/DEAH box helicase — protein sequence MTRSERQDRPARNRPSRARGTDRAQATAQGSGKGTGKASPRRRATPPQGEFALPETITPALPAVEAFAELDMPAALLKTLAAQGVTEPFPIQGATLPNSLAGRDILGRGRTGSGKTLAFGLALLARTAGRRAEPKAPLALVLVPTRELAQQVTDALTPYATSVNLRLATVVGGMSITRQSATLRRGAEVLVATPGRLKDLIERGDCRLDQVAITVLDEADQMADMGFMPQVTALLKQVEAGGQRMLFSATLDKNIDRLVKMFLTDPVVHSVDPSAGAVTTMEHHVLHVLDETDKKAVATRIAAREGRVIMFVDTKRAADRFAKRLLASGVRAAALHGGRSQPQRNRTLDQFKNGQVTALVATNVAARGIHVDDLDLVVNVDPPTDHKDYLHRGGRTARAGESGSVVTLVLPDEKRDMTRLMRDAGIDPRTTRIRSSDEELTRITGAREPSGVAVVIEVPQPTQPKPRTRPAGTGTRSGSRGRGRGAGASRGAGASRGTGASRGTAQRSRRAA from the coding sequence ATGACCCGCTCCGAACGCCAGGACCGTCCCGCTCGCAACCGCCCGTCCAGGGCGCGCGGCACGGACCGGGCACAGGCAACCGCACAGGGTTCCGGCAAGGGAACCGGAAAGGCGTCGCCCCGTCGCAGGGCCACGCCGCCGCAGGGCGAATTCGCGCTGCCCGAGACCATCACCCCCGCACTGCCCGCCGTCGAGGCGTTCGCCGAGCTGGACATGCCCGCAGCCCTGCTGAAGACCCTTGCCGCGCAGGGCGTGACCGAGCCGTTCCCGATCCAGGGCGCCACGCTGCCCAACTCGCTGGCCGGCCGTGACATCCTCGGCCGGGGCCGCACCGGCTCCGGCAAGACCCTCGCCTTCGGGCTCGCGCTGCTGGCCCGCACCGCCGGCCGCCGCGCCGAGCCGAAGGCACCGCTGGCCCTCGTCCTCGTCCCGACCCGCGAGCTCGCCCAGCAGGTCACCGACGCGCTGACCCCGTACGCCACCTCGGTCAACCTGCGCCTGGCCACCGTCGTCGGCGGCATGTCGATCACCCGGCAGTCCGCCACGCTGCGGCGCGGCGCCGAGGTGCTCGTGGCGACCCCGGGCCGGCTCAAGGACCTCATCGAGCGCGGCGACTGCCGCCTGGACCAGGTCGCGATCACGGTCCTGGACGAGGCCGACCAGATGGCCGACATGGGCTTCATGCCCCAGGTCACCGCCCTGCTCAAGCAGGTCGAGGCGGGCGGTCAGCGGATGCTGTTCTCCGCGACCCTGGACAAGAACATCGACCGCCTGGTCAAGATGTTCCTGACCGACCCCGTCGTGCACTCGGTCGACCCGTCCGCCGGTGCGGTCACCACCATGGAGCACCACGTCCTCCATGTCCTGGACGAGACCGACAAGAAGGCCGTCGCGACACGGATCGCCGCCCGCGAGGGCCGCGTGATCATGTTCGTGGACACCAAGCGCGCGGCGGACCGTTTCGCCAAGCGGCTTCTCGCCAGTGGGGTACGCGCTGCCGCGCTGCACGGCGGGCGCTCGCAGCCGCAGCGCAACCGGACCCTGGACCAGTTCAAGAACGGCCAGGTCACGGCCCTCGTCGCGACGAACGTGGCGGCCCGCGGCATCCACGTGGACGACCTCGACCTCGTCGTCAACGTGGACCCGCCCACCGACCACAAGGACTACCTCCACCGGGGCGGCCGCACCGCCCGGGCCGGGGAGTCCGGCAGCGTCGTCACCCTCGTCCTGCCCGACGAGAAGCGCGACATGACCCGTCTGATGCGCGACGCGGGCATCGACCCGCGCACCACGCGCATCCGCTCCAGCGACGAGGAGCTGACCCGCATCACGGGGGCCCGCGAACCGTCCGGAGTCGCGGTGGTCATAGAGGTCCCGCAGCCCACGCAGCCGAAGCCGCGCACCCGGCCGGCAGGTACGGGCACTCGCTCGGGCAGCCGCGGCCGGGGCCGAGGGGCCGGCGCGTCCCGCGGCGCCGGTGCGTCCAGGGGCACCGGCGCCTCCAGGGGCACCGCGCAGCGCAGCCGCCGCGCCGCGTAA
- a CDS encoding cold-shock protein — MATGTVKWFNSEKGFGFIEQDGGGADVFAHYSNINAQGFRELVEGQKVSFDVTQGQKGPQAENIVPA, encoded by the coding sequence ATGGCTACTGGAACCGTGAAGTGGTTCAACTCTGAAAAGGGCTTCGGCTTCATCGAGCAGGACGGCGGCGGCGCCGACGTCTTCGCCCACTACTCGAACATCAACGCCCAGGGCTTCCGTGAGCTCGTCGAGGGCCAGAAGGTCAGCTTCGACGTCACGCAGGGCCAGAAGGGCCCGCAGGCGGAGAACATCGTCCCGGCCTAA
- a CDS encoding glutamate synthase subunit beta yields MADPKGFLTTGREVAQTRPAGERVKDWNEVYVPGSLLPIISKQAGRCMDCGIPFCHNGCPLGNLIPEWNDYAYREDWAAASERLHATNNFPEFTGRLCPAPCESACVLGINQPAVTIKNVEVSIIDKAWGNGDVTPQPPERLSGKTVAVIGSGPAGLAAAQQLTRAGHTVAVYERADRIGGLLRYGIPEFKMEKSHINRRIEQMRAEGTKFRTETEIGRDIDAAKLRRRYDAVVIAAGATVSRDLPVPGRELNGVHYAMEYLPLANKVQEGDLTVSPITAEGKHVVVIGGGDTGADCVGTAHRQGALSVTQLEIMPRPGEERNANQPWPTFPMLYKVTSAHEEGGERVYSVSTTHFEGDEDGNVQALHLVEVEFKDGKLEQKPGTERVIPAQLVTLAMGFTGTDQANGLVQQFGLELDERGNIARDQDYATNVDGVFVAGDAGRGQSLIVWAIAEGRSAARGVDRFLTGASALPAPIRPTDRALTV; encoded by the coding sequence ATGGCTGACCCCAAGGGCTTCCTGACCACCGGCCGCGAGGTCGCGCAGACCCGCCCCGCCGGCGAGCGCGTCAAGGACTGGAACGAGGTCTACGTTCCGGGCTCGCTGCTCCCGATCATCAGCAAGCAGGCCGGCCGCTGCATGGACTGCGGCATCCCGTTCTGCCACAACGGCTGCCCGCTCGGAAACCTCATCCCCGAGTGGAACGACTACGCCTACCGCGAGGACTGGGCCGCCGCCTCCGAGCGGCTGCACGCCACGAACAACTTCCCGGAGTTCACCGGGCGGCTGTGCCCGGCTCCCTGCGAGTCGGCGTGCGTGCTCGGCATCAACCAGCCGGCCGTCACCATCAAGAACGTCGAGGTCTCGATCATCGACAAGGCGTGGGGCAACGGTGACGTGACCCCGCAGCCGCCGGAGCGCCTGTCCGGCAAGACCGTCGCCGTCATCGGCTCCGGTCCGGCCGGCCTCGCCGCCGCCCAGCAGCTCACCCGGGCCGGTCACACGGTCGCCGTCTACGAGCGCGCGGACCGCATCGGGGGCCTCCTCCGGTACGGCATCCCCGAGTTCAAGATGGAGAAGTCGCACATCAACCGCCGCATCGAGCAGATGCGCGCGGAGGGCACCAAGTTCCGCACCGAGACCGAGATCGGCCGCGACATCGACGCCGCGAAGCTGCGCCGCCGCTACGACGCCGTGGTCATCGCCGCCGGTGCCACCGTCTCGCGCGACCTGCCCGTCCCGGGCCGGGAGCTGAACGGCGTGCACTACGCGATGGAGTACCTGCCGCTCGCCAACAAGGTGCAGGAGGGCGACCTGACGGTCTCCCCGATCACCGCCGAGGGCAAGCACGTCGTCGTCATCGGCGGCGGCGACACCGGCGCCGACTGCGTCGGCACCGCGCACCGCCAGGGCGCCCTGTCCGTCACCCAGCTGGAGATCATGCCCCGGCCGGGCGAGGAGCGGAACGCCAACCAGCCCTGGCCGACCTTCCCCATGCTCTACAAGGTCACCTCCGCGCACGAGGAGGGCGGCGAGCGGGTCTACTCCGTCTCGACCACCCACTTCGAGGGCGACGAGGACGGCAACGTCCAGGCCCTCCACCTGGTCGAGGTGGAGTTCAAGGACGGTAAGCTGGAGCAGAAGCCCGGCACCGAGCGGGTCATCCCCGCGCAGCTGGTCACGCTCGCGATGGGCTTCACCGGCACCGACCAGGCCAACGGTCTGGTCCAGCAGTTCGGTCTGGAGCTCGACGAGCGCGGCAACATCGCCCGCGACCAGGACTACGCGACCAACGTCGACGGCGTCTTCGTCGCCGGGGACGCGGGCCGCGGCCAGTCCCTCATCGTGTGGGCCATCGCCGAGGGCCGCTCCGCGGCACGCGGCGTGGACCGCTTCCTGACCGGAGCCAGCGCCCTGCCGGCCCCGATCCGCCCGACGGACCGTGCCCTCACGGTCTGA
- the gltB gene encoding glutamate synthase large subunit, with the protein MRTDAWSPMDGRPAPQGMYDPRNEHDACGVGFVATLTGVPGHEMVEQALTVLRNLEHRGATGSEPDSGDGAGILLQVPDTFLRAEVPFALPEAGGYAVGIAFLPADDSTGAVRELEKIAGEEGLTVLGWREVPVTPDILGNGARATMPEFRQLFVSDGESTGIALDRKAFLLRKRAEREAGVYFPSLSARTIVYKGMLTTGQLEPFFPDLSDPRFATAVALVHSRFSTNTFPSWPLAHPYRFVAHNGEINTVKGNRNWMKARESQLASGLFGDAPLDRIFPVCTPDASDSASFDEVLELLHLGGRSLPHSVLMMVPEAWENHDSMDPARRAFYQYHSAMMEPWDGPACVTFTDGVQVGAVLDRNGLRPGRYWVTDDGLVVLSSEVGVLDIDPAKVVRKGRLQPGRMFLVDTAEHRIIEDDEIKASLAAEHPYQEWLESGEIELEDLPEREHIVHTHASVTRRQQTFGYTEEELRVILAPMARTGGEPLGSMGTDSPIAALSARPRLLFDYFTQLFAQVTNPPLDAIREELVTSLRSVLGPSGNLLEPGAASCRSVALPFPVIDNDELAKLIHINADGDMPGMKAATLSGLYRVHGGGDALAARIEEICNEVDAAIEDGARLIVLSDRHSDAEHAPIPSLLLTSAVHHHLIRTKQRTQVGLLVEAGDVREVHHVALLIGYGAAAVNPYLAMESVEDLVRAGTFIEGIEAEDAIRNLIYALGKGVLKVMSKMGISTVASYRGAQVFEAVGLDQSFVDRYFNGTATKIGGAGLDVVAKEVAARHTKGYPASGISASHRALEIGGEYQWRREGEPHLFDPETVFRLQHATRNRRYDIFKKYTDRVNEQSERLMTLRGLFGFTSDRPSIDIEEVEPVSEIVKRFSTGAMSYGSISREAHETLAIAMNQLGGKSNTGEGGEDADRLYDPARRSSIKQVASGRFGVTSEYLVNADDIQIKMAQGAKPGEGGQLPGHKVYPWVAKTRHSTPGVGLISPPPHHDIYSIEDLAQLIHDLKNANPQARIHVKLVSEVGVGTVAAGVSKAHADVVLISGHDGGTGASPLTSLKHAGGPWELGLAETQQTLLLNGLRDRIVVQTDGQLKTGRDVVIAALLGAEEFGFATAPLVVSGCVMMRVCHLDTCPVGIATQNPVLRDRFSGKAEYVVNFFEFIAQEVRELLAELGFRTIEEAVGHAELLDTDRAVTHWKAQGLDLAPLFYVPELPEGAVRYRSTEQDHALDKALDNELIKLAADALKADSPEAAQPVRAQIAIRNINRTVGTMLGHEVTKKFGGAGLPQDTIDITFTGSAGQSFGAFLPSGVTLRLEGDANDYVGKGLSGGRVVVRPDRGADHLAEYSTIAGNTIAYGATGGELFLRGRTGERFCVRNSGATVVSEGVGDHGCEYMTGGHAVVLGETGRNFAAGMSGGVAYVIDLNRDNVNAGNLGAVEELTDTDKQWLHDVVRRHQEETGSTVAGKLLAEWDTAVARFSKIIPSTYKAVLAAKDAAELAGLSEQETTEKMMEAATNG; encoded by the coding sequence ATGCGCACCGACGCCTGGTCGCCCATGGACGGTCGCCCCGCCCCCCAGGGGATGTACGACCCCCGCAACGAGCACGACGCCTGTGGCGTGGGGTTCGTAGCCACTCTGACCGGTGTGCCCGGCCACGAGATGGTCGAGCAGGCTCTGACCGTGCTCCGCAACCTCGAACACCGCGGTGCCACCGGATCGGAGCCCGACTCCGGTGACGGCGCCGGCATCCTGCTCCAGGTCCCGGACACGTTCCTGCGCGCCGAGGTCCCCTTCGCGCTCCCCGAGGCCGGTGGCTACGCCGTCGGCATCGCCTTCCTGCCCGCCGACGACTCCACCGGTGCCGTCCGCGAGCTGGAGAAGATCGCCGGCGAGGAGGGCCTGACGGTCCTCGGCTGGCGCGAGGTCCCGGTCACCCCGGACATCCTCGGCAACGGCGCCCGCGCCACCATGCCCGAGTTCCGCCAGCTCTTCGTGTCGGACGGCGAGAGCACCGGCATCGCCCTGGACCGCAAGGCGTTCCTGCTGCGCAAGCGCGCCGAGCGCGAGGCCGGGGTCTACTTCCCGTCGCTCTCCGCCCGCACCATCGTCTACAAGGGCATGCTCACCACCGGTCAGCTGGAGCCCTTCTTCCCGGACCTCTCCGACCCCCGGTTCGCCACCGCGGTCGCGCTGGTCCACTCGCGCTTCTCGACCAACACCTTCCCGAGCTGGCCGCTCGCCCACCCGTACCGCTTCGTCGCGCACAACGGCGAGATCAACACGGTCAAGGGCAACCGCAACTGGATGAAGGCCCGCGAGTCCCAGCTCGCGTCCGGCCTCTTCGGCGACGCGCCGCTCGACCGGATCTTCCCCGTCTGTACGCCGGACGCCTCCGACTCCGCGTCCTTCGACGAGGTCCTGGAGCTGCTCCACCTCGGCGGCCGCTCGCTGCCGCACTCGGTGCTGATGATGGTCCCCGAGGCGTGGGAGAACCACGACTCGATGGACCCGGCACGCCGCGCGTTCTACCAGTACCACTCCGCGATGATGGAGCCCTGGGACGGCCCGGCCTGCGTCACCTTCACCGACGGCGTCCAGGTCGGCGCGGTCCTCGACCGCAACGGTCTGCGCCCCGGCCGCTACTGGGTCACCGACGACGGCCTCGTCGTGCTGTCCTCCGAGGTCGGCGTCCTGGACATCGACCCGGCCAAGGTCGTCCGCAAGGGCCGCCTGCAGCCCGGCCGCATGTTCCTCGTGGACACCGCCGAGCACCGCATCATCGAGGACGACGAGATCAAGGCGTCCCTCGCCGCCGAGCACCCCTACCAGGAGTGGCTGGAGAGCGGCGAGATCGAGCTGGAGGACCTCCCCGAGCGGGAGCACATCGTCCACACGCACGCCTCCGTCACCCGCCGCCAGCAGACCTTCGGGTACACCGAGGAGGAGCTGCGCGTCATCCTCGCCCCGATGGCCCGCACCGGCGGCGAGCCCCTGGGCTCCATGGGCACCGACTCGCCGATCGCCGCGCTCTCGGCCCGCCCCCGGCTGCTGTTCGACTACTTCACCCAGCTGTTCGCGCAGGTCACCAACCCGCCGCTGGACGCCATCCGCGAGGAGCTCGTCACCTCGCTGCGCTCCGTGCTCGGCCCCTCGGGCAACCTCCTGGAGCCGGGCGCCGCGTCCTGCCGCAGCGTCGCGCTGCCCTTCCCGGTGATCGACAACGACGAGCTGGCCAAGCTCATACACATCAACGCCGACGGCGACATGCCGGGCATGAAGGCCGCCACGCTCTCCGGCCTCTACCGGGTGCACGGCGGCGGCGACGCGCTGGCCGCCCGGATCGAGGAGATCTGCAACGAGGTCGACGCCGCCATCGAGGACGGCGCCCGCCTGATCGTCCTCTCCGACCGGCACTCCGACGCCGAGCACGCGCCGATCCCGTCGCTGCTGCTCACCTCCGCCGTCCACCACCACCTCATCCGCACCAAGCAGCGCACCCAGGTGGGCCTGCTGGTCGAGGCCGGGGACGTCCGCGAGGTCCACCACGTCGCGCTGCTGATCGGTTACGGCGCCGCCGCGGTCAACCCGTACCTGGCCATGGAGTCCGTCGAGGACCTGGTCCGGGCCGGCACCTTCATCGAGGGCATCGAGGCCGAGGACGCCATCCGCAACCTGATCTACGCGCTGGGCAAGGGCGTCCTGAAGGTGATGTCCAAGATGGGCATCTCCACGGTCGCCTCCTACCGCGGCGCCCAGGTCTTCGAGGCGGTCGGCCTCGACCAGTCCTTCGTGGACCGCTACTTCAACGGCACCGCCACCAAGATCGGCGGCGCCGGTCTCGACGTCGTCGCCAAGGAGGTCGCCGCCCGGCACACCAAGGGCTACCCCGCCTCCGGAATCTCCGCCTCGCACCGCGCGCTGGAGATCGGCGGCGAGTACCAGTGGCGCCGCGAGGGCGAGCCTCACCTGTTCGACCCGGAGACGGTCTTCCGCCTCCAGCACGCCACCCGCAACCGCAGGTACGACATCTTCAAGAAGTACACGGACCGGGTGAACGAGCAGTCCGAGCGGCTGATGACGCTCCGCGGCCTGTTCGGCTTCACCTCGGACCGCCCCTCGATCGACATCGAGGAGGTCGAGCCCGTCTCGGAGATCGTCAAGCGCTTCTCCACCGGCGCCATGTCCTACGGCTCCATCTCGCGCGAGGCCCACGAGACCCTCGCCATCGCGATGAACCAGCTGGGCGGCAAGTCCAACACCGGTGAGGGCGGCGAGGACGCCGACCGGCTCTACGACCCGGCCCGCCGCTCGTCCATCAAGCAGGTCGCCTCCGGCCGCTTCGGTGTCACCAGCGAGTACCTGGTCAACGCGGACGACATCCAGATCAAGATGGCCCAGGGCGCCAAGCCCGGCGAGGGCGGCCAGCTGCCCGGCCACAAGGTCTACCCGTGGGTCGCCAAGACCCGGCACTCCACCCCGGGCGTCGGCCTGATCTCCCCGCCGCCGCACCACGACATCTACTCCATCGAGGACCTGGCTCAGCTGATCCACGACCTCAAGAACGCCAACCCGCAGGCCCGCATCCACGTGAAGCTGGTCTCCGAGGTCGGCGTCGGCACCGTCGCGGCGGGCGTCTCCAAGGCGCACGCGGACGTGGTCCTCATCTCCGGCCACGACGGCGGCACGGGCGCGTCCCCGCTCACCAGCCTCAAGCACGCGGGCGGCCCCTGGGAGCTCGGCCTCGCCGAGACCCAGCAGACCCTGCTGCTCAACGGCCTGCGCGACCGCATCGTCGTGCAGACCGACGGCCAGCTCAAGACCGGCCGCGACGTCGTCATCGCCGCGCTGCTCGGCGCCGAGGAGTTCGGTTTCGCGACCGCGCCGCTCGTCGTCTCCGGCTGCGTCATGATGCGCGTCTGCCACCTCGACACCTGCCCCGTCGGCATCGCCACCCAGAACCCGGTGCTGCGCGACCGCTTCTCCGGCAAGGCCGAGTACGTCGTCAACTTCTTCGAGTTCATCGCGCAGGAGGTCCGCGAGCTCCTCGCCGAGCTCGGCTTCCGCACGATCGAGGAGGCCGTCGGCCACGCCGAGCTGCTGGACACCGACCGGGCCGTCACGCACTGGAAGGCGCAGGGCCTGGACCTCGCCCCGCTGTTCTACGTCCCCGAGCTGCCCGAAGGCGCGGTCCGGTACCGGAGCACCGAGCAGGACCACGCCCTCGACAAGGCCCTCGACAACGAGCTGATCAAGCTCGCCGCCGACGCCCTCAAGGCCGACAGCCCCGAGGCCGCCCAGCCGGTCCGCGCGCAGATCGCGATCCGGAACATCAACCGGACCGTCGGCACGATGCTCGGCCACGAGGTCACGAAGAAGTTCGGCGGTGCGGGCCTGCCCCAGGACACCATCGACATCACCTTCACCGGCTCCGCGGGCCAGTCCTTCGGCGCCTTCCTGCCCAGCGGTGTCACCCTGCGCCTGGAGGGCGACGCCAACGACTACGTCGGCAAGGGCCTGTCCGGCGGCCGCGTCGTCGTCCGCCCCGACCGCGGCGCCGACCACCTCGCCGAGTACTCCACGATCGCGGGCAACACCATCGCCTACGGCGCGACCGGCGGCGAACTGTTCCTCCGCGGCCGCACCGGTGAGCGCTTCTGCGTCCGCAACTCCGGCGCCACCGTCGTCTCCGAGGGCGTGGGCGACCACGGCTGCGAGTACATGACCGGCGGCCACGCCGTGGTGCTCGGCGAGACCGGGCGCAACTTCGCGGCCGGCATGTCCGGCGGTGTCGCGTACGTCATCGACCTCAACCGCGACAACGTCAACGCCGGCAACCTCGGCGCGGTCGAGGAGCTGACCGACACCGACAAGCAGTGGCTGCACGACGTCGTGCGCCGCCACCAGGAGGAGACCGGCTCCACCGTCGCCGGGAAGCTCCTCGCCGAGTGGGACACCGCGGTGGCCCGCTTCAGCAAGATCATCCCGTCCACCTACAAGGCAGTGCTCGCCGCCAAGGACGCCGCTGAGCTCGCCGGTCTCTCCGAGCAGGAGACCACCGAGAAGATGATGGAGGCGGCGACCAATGGCTGA
- a CDS encoding SLC13 family permease, giving the protein MRNDHFTERSRALVRRLHPLDWLAGGLLLLGVVFAATGLLPSGPAQDQLRRIGPLLAFLATVIVLAELAGRAQVFDVVAAWVARAGRGRYPLLFGLCVAFASLTTITLNLDTTAVLLTPVMLALAGRVGIAAVPLAMTTVWLANTASLLLPVSNLTNLLAADRVALSPAGLAAVMWLPQLAAIGMTALCLWVFYWRRGRRGADTYTPPPVPSPEDRVLLGVCSVACAGFLLAILVVDVPLWSASLVAMVVVVVAYAVRRREELRLSLIPWRLLVLVPGMFLVVETVNAHGLHELLVRALGSDDGLAGMLRTAGVGAGLANVLNNLPAYVAGEAVVPADNHHQLLALLIGVNAGPLVTPWGSLATLLWFERCRFQGTRIGVRRFALTGLVLAVTATAAATCALALTA; this is encoded by the coding sequence ATGCGGAATGATCACTTCACGGAGCGCTCGCGTGCCCTGGTGCGGCGGCTGCATCCCCTGGACTGGCTGGCCGGCGGGCTGCTCCTGCTCGGAGTGGTCTTCGCGGCGACCGGGCTGCTGCCGTCCGGGCCCGCGCAGGACCAGCTGCGGCGCATCGGGCCGCTGCTGGCGTTCCTGGCGACGGTGATCGTGCTGGCGGAGCTGGCGGGCCGGGCGCAGGTCTTCGACGTGGTCGCGGCGTGGGTGGCGCGGGCCGGGCGGGGGCGGTATCCGCTGCTGTTCGGGCTGTGCGTGGCCTTCGCCTCGCTGACCACGATCACCCTGAACCTCGACACGACGGCCGTGCTGCTCACCCCGGTGATGCTGGCGCTGGCCGGGCGGGTGGGCATCGCGGCGGTGCCGCTGGCGATGACCACGGTCTGGCTGGCCAATACGGCGAGTCTGCTGCTCCCCGTGTCGAATCTGACCAATCTGCTGGCGGCGGACCGGGTGGCGCTGTCCCCGGCCGGTCTGGCCGCCGTGATGTGGCTGCCGCAGCTGGCCGCGATCGGGATGACGGCGCTGTGCCTGTGGGTCTTCTACTGGCGCCGGGGGCGGCGGGGCGCCGACACGTACACCCCGCCGCCGGTGCCCTCGCCCGAGGACCGGGTGCTGCTGGGGGTCTGCTCGGTGGCGTGTGCCGGGTTCCTGCTGGCGATCCTGGTGGTGGACGTGCCGCTCTGGTCGGCCTCGCTGGTGGCGATGGTCGTCGTGGTGGTGGCGTACGCGGTGCGGCGGCGCGAGGAGCTGCGGCTCTCACTGATCCCGTGGCGGCTGCTGGTCCTGGTGCCGGGGATGTTCCTGGTGGTGGAGACCGTCAACGCGCACGGGCTGCACGAGCTGCTGGTGCGGGCGCTCGGCTCGGACGACGGCCTCGCGGGCATGCTCCGCACCGCCGGGGTGGGCGCGGGGCTCGCCAACGTACTGAACAACCTTCCGGCGTACGTGGCGGGCGAGGCGGTCGTCCCGGCGGACAACCACCATCAGCTGCTGGCCCTGCTGATCGGGGTCAACGCGGGCCCGCTGGTCACCCCGTGGGGGTCGCTGGCGACGCTGCTGTGGTTCGAGCGGTGCCGGTTCCAGGGGACGCGGATCGGGGTACGGCGCTTCGCGCTGACCGGCCTGGTCCTCGCGGTGACGGCGACGGCGGCGGCGACCTGCGCGCTGGCGCTGACCGCCTGA
- a CDS encoding VIT1/CCC1 transporter family protein yields MAIIETEAVLHEAHRDNHTHRDVNGGWLRPAVFGAMDGLVSNLALMTGVAGGDVSHRTIVITGLAGLAAGAFSMAAGEYTSVASQRELVEAELDVERRELRKHPVDEERELAALYASRGVEPALAREVARQLSRDPEQALEIHAREELGIDPGDLPSPLVAAFSSFGAFALGALLPVLPFLLGAGALWPAVLLALAGLFGCGAVVARVTARSWWFSGLRQLVLGGAAAAITYGLGALFGVAVGG; encoded by the coding sequence GTGGCCATCATCGAGACCGAAGCCGTACTGCACGAGGCGCACCGGGACAACCACACCCACCGTGACGTCAACGGCGGCTGGCTGCGCCCGGCGGTCTTCGGTGCGATGGACGGCCTCGTCTCCAACCTGGCCCTGATGACCGGCGTCGCCGGCGGCGACGTCTCGCACCGCACCATCGTGATCACCGGTCTCGCCGGACTGGCCGCCGGCGCCTTCTCCATGGCGGCCGGCGAGTACACCTCCGTGGCGTCCCAGCGCGAGCTGGTCGAGGCCGAGCTGGACGTCGAGCGGCGCGAGCTGCGCAAGCACCCCGTGGACGAGGAGCGGGAGCTCGCCGCGCTCTACGCGTCCCGGGGCGTCGAGCCCGCGCTCGCCCGCGAGGTCGCCCGCCAGCTCTCGCGCGACCCGGAGCAGGCCCTCGAAATACACGCCCGCGAGGAGCTGGGCATCGACCCGGGCGACCTGCCGTCGCCCCTGGTGGCCGCCTTCTCCTCGTTCGGCGCCTTCGCGCTGGGCGCCCTGCTGCCCGTGCTGCCGTTCCTGTTGGGGGCCGGTGCGCTGTGGCCGGCCGTGCTGCTGGCACTCGCCGGGCTGTTCGGCTGCGGCGCGGTGGTGGCCCGGGTGACCGCGCGCAGCTGGTGGTTCAGCGGACTGCGCCAGCTGGTGCTGGGCGGCGCGGCCGCCGCGATCACGTACGGCCTGGGCGCCCTGTTCGGCGTCGCCGTGGGCGGCTGA